In Carnobacterium sp. CP1, the following are encoded in one genomic region:
- the recD2 gene encoding SF1B family DNA helicase RecD2, whose product MAEQENLDLFATETPYVVGQVVAIFYQNPTNFYKVLLVRVAETNSTYDDKEIVITGNFGQVQEEETYRFFGKLVDHPKFGVQFTADRYKQEKPTSAAGVVAYLSSDKFPGIGKKTAETIVQLLGENAIDKISENPEVLAEVKGLNAKKREVLVNTIQASDGMEKIIIGLNSYGFGSQLAYNIYQTYQGETLDIIQENPYQLVQDIENIGFKKADAIADQLGFAADSPARLKAAILYSLNELCLSQGNTYTLAEPLLEESLKVLESSRAFIIDPDALAEELLQLIEENQLIEDQHKLYIKSLYAAEWGINTSIKRLLERKKEITYNSHDIPKEIRKLEKRLGISYGASQIQAIEEAIVSPLFILTGGPGTGKTTVLNGIVSLFAELNGLSLDLNDYSDKVFPILLAAPTGRAAKRMNETTGLPSSTIHRLLGLNGRENNNDEQSDRELEGGLLIVDEMSMVDTWLANQLLRAVPEHMQVMFVGDKNQLPSVGPGQVLHDLIDAQLIPNMELNEIYRQGDGSSIISLAHEIKDGQLPNDFTQNKKDRSFINCYAYQIEEVIRQVVAKAKAKGFTPQDIQVLAPMYRGPAGIDALNKMMQEIFNPNDTGRRKEVKFNDRIYRIGDKILQLVNNPELNVFNGDMGEITSITYAKEADDKVDELVIQFDANEVTYKRNEWNKITLAYCCSIHKSQGSEFKMVILPMVQNYGRMLRRDLLYTAITRSSELLILCGEVSAFQESVLKSSATRLTTLKERLLEDNDAPLTIDSSATRSSVEKKTELTAGTRSNETKPAAAPVQAKIEEVSLFETAEEEPSLSYRLTVEMIRTNAVDPMIGMEGITP is encoded by the coding sequence ATGGCCGAACAAGAAAATTTAGACTTATTTGCAACGGAGACGCCTTATGTTGTAGGGCAAGTCGTGGCTATATTCTATCAAAATCCCACAAACTTTTACAAAGTTCTTTTGGTTAGAGTTGCTGAAACGAACAGCACTTATGATGACAAAGAAATCGTCATTACTGGAAATTTCGGACAAGTTCAAGAAGAAGAAACGTATCGCTTTTTTGGGAAATTGGTTGATCATCCAAAATTCGGTGTGCAGTTTACTGCTGATCGATACAAACAAGAAAAACCAACATCAGCTGCAGGAGTAGTAGCTTATCTTTCTAGTGATAAATTTCCAGGAATCGGAAAAAAAACGGCTGAAACGATCGTGCAGTTATTAGGCGAGAATGCCATTGATAAGATCAGTGAAAATCCAGAAGTGCTTGCTGAAGTGAAAGGTTTAAACGCTAAAAAACGAGAAGTGTTGGTCAATACGATTCAGGCTAGTGACGGAATGGAAAAAATCATTATTGGTTTGAATAGTTATGGATTTGGAAGTCAACTGGCATACAATATCTACCAAACGTATCAAGGGGAAACGCTGGATATCATTCAAGAAAATCCTTATCAATTGGTTCAAGATATTGAAAATATCGGATTTAAAAAGGCTGATGCGATTGCCGATCAATTAGGTTTCGCTGCTGATTCTCCTGCCCGTTTAAAAGCGGCTATCCTATACTCTTTGAATGAATTGTGCTTAAGTCAAGGGAATACGTATACTTTAGCTGAACCTTTGTTAGAAGAAAGCTTAAAAGTCTTAGAATCTAGTCGGGCGTTTATTATCGATCCGGATGCTTTAGCTGAAGAGTTGTTGCAGCTTATTGAAGAAAATCAGCTGATTGAAGACCAGCATAAATTGTATATTAAGTCTTTGTATGCAGCTGAATGGGGCATCAATACTTCAATTAAACGCTTATTGGAACGGAAAAAAGAAATTACTTATAACTCCCATGATATCCCAAAAGAAATACGAAAATTAGAAAAGAGATTAGGTATATCTTATGGAGCTTCTCAAATACAAGCAATTGAAGAAGCGATAGTATCGCCTTTGTTTATTTTAACTGGTGGACCAGGGACAGGGAAAACAACCGTTTTAAACGGAATTGTTTCTTTATTTGCCGAGCTAAACGGTCTATCACTGGATTTAAACGATTATAGCGACAAAGTTTTTCCGATTTTATTAGCCGCGCCGACTGGTCGGGCAGCTAAACGAATGAATGAAACAACTGGATTGCCTAGCAGTACGATACATCGCTTATTAGGATTGAATGGGCGAGAAAACAATAACGATGAACAATCGGACCGTGAATTAGAAGGAGGTCTCTTGATCGTTGATGAGATGTCGATGGTAGATACTTGGCTAGCGAATCAATTGCTTCGTGCGGTACCAGAACATATGCAAGTGATGTTTGTTGGAGATAAGAACCAGTTGCCTTCTGTAGGTCCGGGACAAGTGCTCCATGATTTAATTGATGCTCAACTCATCCCAAATATGGAATTGAATGAAATTTACCGCCAAGGAGACGGTTCATCGATTATCTCATTGGCTCATGAAATAAAAGACGGTCAGTTGCCAAATGATTTTACTCAAAATAAAAAAGATCGTTCTTTTATTAACTGTTACGCTTACCAAATTGAAGAGGTGATTCGACAAGTTGTCGCAAAAGCGAAAGCCAAAGGATTCACGCCTCAAGACATTCAGGTTCTAGCGCCGATGTATCGCGGCCCGGCTGGGATCGATGCATTGAACAAGATGATGCAAGAAATTTTTAACCCTAATGATACTGGACGGCGTAAAGAAGTGAAGTTCAATGACCGGATTTATCGGATTGGAGATAAGATTCTTCAATTAGTTAACAATCCTGAATTAAATGTTTTTAACGGAGATATGGGGGAAATCACCAGCATTACCTATGCTAAAGAAGCAGATGATAAAGTTGATGAACTTGTGATTCAGTTTGATGCTAATGAAGTGACTTATAAACGCAATGAATGGAATAAAATTACCTTAGCTTATTGTTGTTCCATACATAAATCTCAAGGTAGTGAATTTAAAATGGTCATTTTGCCGATGGTGCAAAATTATGGGCGTATGCTCAGAAGAGACTTGCTGTATACCGCGATTACAAGAAGCAGCGAGCTGTTGATTTTATGCGGAGAAGTTTCCGCCTTTCAAGAAAGTGTTCTAAAATCTTCGGCAACTCGCTTAACGACGTTAAAAGAACGGCTCCTGGAGGACAACGACGCTCCACTAACGATTGATTCATCAGCAACACGTTCGTCTGTAGAGAAAAAAACAGAACTGACAGCTGGAACCCGTTCAAATGAAACAAAACCAGCTGCTGCTCCAGTCCAGGCCAAGATAGAAGAAGTCTCTTTATTTGAAACAGCTGAAGAAGAGCCTTCTTTATCTTACCGCTTAACGGTCGAAATGATTCGAACAAATGCTGTTGACCCTATGATTGGTATGGAAGGCATAACCCCGTAA
- a CDS encoding cysteine desulfurase family protein: MEKIYLDHAATSPVHPEVVEIVYEMMQNHYGNASSIHNFGRDSRRILDNARLVFAASIGAKPSEIVITSGGTESDNTAVFETALSRMTEGKHVITSTIEHHAVLRPMEKLESLGFEVTYLPVNSFGLVDPEQVRAALRPDTILVSIMYGNNEVGSLMDIKAIGEIIQESETTAYFHTDAVQAYGLETIDVKSSHIDLLSTSSHKINGPKGTGFLYINEKINLPSFMLGGEQEMKRRAGTENIPAISGFQKAVEIVQNEKEQRKESYLGFRNQLLERLKKADIAFEVNGSSEQHLAHILNIWFTGVSSEQLLMLLDLAGIAVSAGSACTAGNIDPSHVLMAMFGSDDPKISESIRISFGLGTTSQSIDHLADELIKIIAKLKK; this comes from the coding sequence ATGGAAAAGATTTACTTAGATCATGCGGCGACTAGTCCGGTACACCCTGAAGTAGTAGAAATAGTTTATGAAATGATGCAAAATCATTATGGAAATGCTTCTAGTATTCATAATTTTGGGCGTGACAGTCGGCGTATTCTAGATAATGCACGATTAGTTTTTGCTGCTAGTATCGGCGCTAAACCAAGTGAGATCGTGATAACAAGTGGCGGAACAGAAAGTGACAATACAGCTGTTTTCGAAACAGCGTTGTCTCGGATGACAGAAGGAAAACATGTGATCACCTCAACTATCGAACACCATGCGGTTTTGAGACCGATGGAGAAATTAGAGTCGCTTGGTTTTGAAGTTACTTATCTGCCGGTAAACTCGTTTGGCCTAGTGGATCCAGAGCAAGTCCGAGCAGCATTGAGACCGGACACTATTTTAGTTTCAATTATGTATGGGAATAATGAAGTTGGATCATTGATGGATATCAAAGCTATTGGCGAAATTATTCAAGAAAGTGAAACGACTGCGTATTTTCATACGGATGCCGTCCAAGCATATGGATTAGAAACAATTGATGTTAAATCTAGTCATATTGACTTATTATCTACTTCGAGTCATAAAATTAATGGTCCTAAAGGCACAGGGTTTCTATATATCAACGAAAAAATTAATTTGCCAAGTTTTATGTTAGGCGGCGAACAGGAAATGAAACGCCGGGCTGGAACAGAAAATATCCCAGCAATTTCCGGTTTTCAAAAAGCCGTTGAAATCGTTCAAAATGAAAAAGAACAGCGGAAAGAGAGTTATTTGGGATTCCGTAACCAATTATTGGAACGATTAAAAAAAGCCGACATTGCCTTTGAAGTCAATGGCAGTTCTGAACAACATCTAGCACATATTCTGAATATTTGGTTTACGGGTGTTTCTTCAGAACAACTCTTGATGTTATTAGATTTAGCTGGAATAGCTGTATCAGCTGGTTCAGCGTGTACAGCTGGCAATATTGATCCTAGTCATGTCCTAATGGCTATGTTTGGATCTGACGACCCTAAAATTTCTGAATCTATACGAATCAGTTTTGGCTTAGGGACAACTTCTCAGTCAATCGATCATTTGGCAGATGAATTGATCAAGATCATCGCTAAATTAAAAAAGTAA
- a CDS encoding pyrophosphohydrolase domain-containing protein, producing MNQLSAFEQVKEFHTVFDKPQKTVPTALTPDEALNRAAFSTEEILEFLYASVDGELAAFEKIVSDWQKTVDTSLTKIRTEQKKIDNCLIGQVDALTDANYFNYGSFVLMGVNPDPIFSIVHEANMGKLFPDGKPHYREHDGKVRKPENWEKDFAPEPKIQAEIEKQIIEKKRA from the coding sequence ATGAACCAATTATCTGCATTTGAACAAGTAAAAGAATTTCATACGGTTTTTGATAAACCGCAAAAAACAGTTCCAACAGCATTGACACCAGATGAAGCACTTAACCGCGCAGCATTTTCAACAGAAGAAATATTAGAATTTCTTTATGCTAGCGTTGATGGAGAGCTGGCGGCATTCGAAAAAATTGTGTCGGATTGGCAGAAAACGGTTGACACATCCTTAACTAAAATCCGCACGGAACAGAAAAAGATAGACAATTGTTTAATCGGACAAGTAGATGCATTGACAGATGCCAATTATTTTAATTATGGTTCCTTTGTCTTAATGGGAGTAAATCCTGATCCGATTTTTTCTATTGTTCATGAAGCTAACATGGGAAAACTATTTCCGGACGGAAAACCTCATTACCGCGAACATGATGGCAAAGTAAGAAAGCCTGAAAATTGGGAAAAAGATTTTGCACCGGAACCGAAAATTCAAGCTGAAATTGAAAAACAAATTATCGAAAAGAAGAGGGCATAA
- the mnmA gene encoding tRNA 2-thiouridine(34) synthase MnmA, with amino-acid sequence MKDNSNTRVVVGMSGGVDSSVTALVLKQQGYDVVGIFMKNWDDTDEFGMCTATEDYNDVALVANQIGIPYYSVNFEKQYWDKVFQYFLDEYKKGRTPNPDVMCNKEIKFKAFLDYALELGADYVATGHYAQVERDEKGTTRMLRGVDTNKDQTYFLNQLSQEQLAKTLFPLGGMEKSEVRKIAEEANLATAKKKDSTGVCFIGERDFKKFLMTYLPAQPGNMVTTEGEIKGQHDGLMYYTIGQRQGLGIGGGGASSEPWFVIGKDLATNTLYVGQGFHHEWLYATHLDATDIHFTTNEEMPKTIKCTAKFRYRQADTGVTVHLNEDGTTATVEFDEPVRAITPGQAVVFYDGMECLGGGTIDSAYNDTRELQYI; translated from the coding sequence ATGAAAGACAACAGCAACACTCGTGTCGTAGTAGGTATGAGTGGGGGAGTTGACTCATCCGTCACGGCTTTAGTGCTTAAGCAACAAGGCTATGATGTGGTGGGGATTTTTATGAAAAACTGGGACGATACAGATGAATTCGGGATGTGTACAGCTACCGAAGATTACAACGATGTAGCACTTGTAGCGAACCAAATTGGGATTCCTTATTATTCAGTAAACTTCGAAAAACAATATTGGGACAAAGTGTTTCAATACTTTTTAGATGAATATAAAAAAGGCCGGACGCCCAATCCGGATGTGATGTGCAATAAAGAAATTAAATTTAAAGCATTTTTGGACTATGCACTAGAATTAGGCGCCGATTATGTGGCAACTGGACATTATGCTCAGGTCGAACGCGATGAAAAAGGGACAACACGAATGTTGCGTGGCGTAGACACCAACAAAGATCAAACGTATTTCTTAAACCAATTGTCGCAAGAACAATTGGCTAAAACGTTGTTTCCTTTAGGCGGAATGGAAAAGTCTGAAGTTCGTAAAATTGCTGAAGAAGCTAACTTAGCAACGGCTAAGAAAAAAGATTCAACAGGTGTCTGCTTTATTGGGGAACGCGATTTTAAAAAATTCTTGATGACTTATTTGCCAGCTCAACCGGGGAACATGGTAACTACAGAAGGCGAAATTAAAGGCCAACACGATGGTTTGATGTATTATACCATTGGCCAACGTCAAGGATTAGGTATTGGCGGCGGTGGTGCTTCTAGTGAACCTTGGTTTGTTATTGGAAAAGATCTGGCGACAAATACTCTTTACGTTGGACAAGGATTCCACCATGAATGGTTATACGCAACTCATTTAGATGCGACAGACATTCATTTTACAACCAATGAAGAAATGCCAAAAACGATTAAATGTACGGCTAAATTCCGTTACCGCCAAGCGGATACCGGGGTGACTGTTCATTTAAACGAAGATGGAACAACAGCAACAGTTGAATTCGATGAGCCTGTACGAGCAATCACGCCTGGGCAAGCCGTCGTATTCTATGATGGAATGGAATGTTTAGGTGGAGGAACGATTGATTCCGCTTATAATGACACCAGAGAATTACAATACATTTAA
- a CDS encoding tetratricopeptide repeat protein — protein MNRNHEAFQLWEQGNLNEAIQLLFEEIEEQPENSDSYYNLAMILIVAKKYADAQAVLETALQKKPEHPTLLYAFGNLYYQQERYTESLVYFTRVFQHPQTGLKNDAARMIGQCYFSLKEPKKALVYLLMVKIANEPDSALFLLIGNCLMQTGHFDEAKDYLEKVMEITPDNDEAWFKRGLIGMALKEPPTVFEAFFKQSSTLNPNSHQERIQQLKAIEAMVQPPTKE, from the coding sequence ATGAATCGAAACCATGAAGCATTTCAATTATGGGAACAAGGAAATTTAAATGAAGCCATTCAATTATTATTTGAAGAAATAGAAGAACAACCTGAAAATAGCGACAGTTATTATAATTTGGCAATGATATTGATTGTAGCAAAAAAATATGCTGATGCCCAAGCGGTCTTGGAGACAGCCCTTCAAAAAAAACCGGAGCATCCAACACTTTTGTATGCATTTGGAAACCTATATTATCAACAAGAACGGTACACTGAAAGCTTGGTGTACTTCACGCGAGTATTCCAACATCCTCAAACAGGACTGAAAAATGATGCTGCGCGTATGATTGGACAATGCTACTTTTCATTAAAAGAGCCAAAAAAAGCATTGGTCTATCTTTTAATGGTAAAGATAGCAAATGAGCCAGACAGTGCGCTCTTTTTATTGATCGGCAATTGCTTAATGCAGACAGGACACTTTGATGAAGCAAAGGATTATTTAGAAAAAGTCATGGAGATAACTCCTGATAACGATGAAGCGTGGTTTAAGAGAGGCCTCATAGGGATGGCTTTAAAGGAACCGCCCACTGTTTTTGAAGCTTTTTTCAAACAATCATCTACATTGAATCCAAATAGCCACCAAGAGCGGATTCAGCAATTAAAAGCAATTGAAGCAATGGTTCAACCTCCAACAAAAGAGTGA
- a CDS encoding diacylglycerol/lipid kinase family protein, whose translation MTNQKHFHIIVNELAGSGNGKLICATLVKLLTEKKLTFQLHKTQYAGHAIQLTTELAKKIVTTSEINAPLLMIVGGDGTLHEAVRGLGEEYKDMPLAYIPAGSGNDFAKGLGISKKTHEALSQILQATSPKKIDVLRYQEKILQQEGYAINNIGIGFDAATVKYTNQSSAKVRLNKYKLGSVAYLASVTTVLFKQKGFPIEVIADGKQRFFPKAFLVTVNNHPYFGGGIGISPKASPYDQQVDLIVLQKSSVFKIIWLFLLMLNGGRHLQHKDVHSFQARHIQIRSTQLEDTQADGEFLGHRSVHFYFSATTRYFWF comes from the coding sequence ATGACGAATCAAAAACACTTTCACATTATCGTCAATGAACTAGCTGGTTCAGGTAACGGCAAACTCATCTGCGCGACATTGGTCAAACTTTTAACTGAAAAAAAGCTTACTTTCCAATTACATAAAACCCAGTATGCTGGACATGCCATTCAATTAACAACCGAATTAGCAAAAAAGATAGTAACGACTTCAGAAATAAACGCTCCTTTGTTAATGATCGTTGGCGGAGACGGTACCCTACATGAAGCAGTGCGAGGGCTTGGTGAGGAATACAAAGATATGCCATTGGCTTATATCCCAGCCGGATCGGGAAATGATTTCGCCAAGGGATTGGGCATTTCTAAAAAAACCCATGAGGCTTTAAGCCAAATATTACAGGCAACGTCTCCAAAAAAAATAGATGTTTTACGCTATCAAGAAAAAATCCTGCAACAAGAAGGTTACGCTATCAATAACATTGGGATTGGATTTGATGCAGCTACTGTAAAGTACACCAATCAATCTTCTGCGAAAGTACGCTTAAACAAATACAAGTTGGGGTCCGTTGCCTATCTTGCATCTGTGACAACTGTCTTATTCAAACAAAAAGGCTTTCCAATCGAAGTTATCGCGGACGGCAAACAACGATTTTTCCCTAAAGCTTTTTTAGTAACGGTCAATAACCATCCTTATTTTGGAGGAGGCATTGGCATTTCGCCAAAAGCTTCTCCCTATGATCAGCAAGTCGATTTAATCGTTCTTCAAAAATCATCTGTTTTTAAAATTATTTGGTTGTTTCTGCTCATGCTCAATGGCGGCCGGCATTTGCAACACAAAGACGTCCATTCTTTCCAAGCCCGCCACATCCAAATACGGTCGACTCAACTGGAAGATACCCAGGCTGACGGAGAATTTTTAGGACACCGATCAGTTCATTTTTACTTTTCAGCGACAACTCGTTATTTTTGGTTTTAA
- the gshAB gene encoding bifunctional glutamate--cysteine ligase GshA/glutathione synthetase GshB encodes MKTLKENIKELEIPAAFYKAVYGVEKEGLRVLSNGELALTDHPKQFGNRSFHPYIQTDFSESQLELITPPVNSIHETHRWLSAIHEVTLRTMADDEYIWPMSMPVVLPKENDIPIAKLDKIEDVNYRNHLAEKYGKNKQMLSGVHYNFEFDKHFIDELYHNQTDIADPIQFKSAVYLKLAKNFLRYRWLLTYLLGAAPVADSSFFKSERYEETPPKGYVRSIRSSHYGYANTDDVTISFETLTDYVENLEEAVNEGKLFEEREFYSGVRLRGTKTARELLTKGIAYVELRIFDLNPFDAYGISEQDMQFIHLFCMFMVWKDKASDMNDVALGKKMSDFVALEHPYEKTEFQEEGLTLIEEMLEMIQLTNGSEAALECVRQAKKQLLDPKLTLAGQMIKGIEEAGSYLTFGLELAHNYKQAAFEKFYALKGFTNMEMSTQLLISDAIQKGIKIDILDETEQFLKLSYKKHTEYVKNANMTSKDQYIAPLIMENKTVTKKILNDAGFKVPQGEEYHTEEEANAGFWQYAHKGIVVKPKSTNYGVGISIFKEGARFEDYQSAIKFAFKEDTTVLVEEFIEGTEYRFFVLNDEVAAILLRIPANVIGDGQHTVRELVAEKNKDVLRGTDHRAPLEKIQLNEIEQLMLKGQGYTTESIPDADVRVYLRENSNVSTGGDSIDVTDIIDDSYKKAAVEMTKVIGAKVCGVDLIIPDYQKPSTPENPGYTVIEANFNPAMHMHAFVSEGQGRPLTIGILKMLFPEAVQ; translated from the coding sequence ATGAAAACATTAAAAGAAAATATTAAAGAACTTGAAATACCTGCAGCTTTTTATAAAGCTGTTTACGGAGTTGAAAAAGAGGGCTTGCGCGTTCTATCTAACGGAGAATTAGCGTTGACTGATCATCCTAAGCAATTTGGGAATCGAAGTTTTCATCCGTACATACAAACCGATTTTAGTGAATCGCAATTAGAATTGATCACACCGCCAGTTAACAGCATACACGAAACCCATCGTTGGTTAAGTGCTATCCATGAAGTTACTTTGCGAACAATGGCAGATGATGAGTATATTTGGCCAATGAGTATGCCGGTTGTTTTGCCAAAAGAAAATGACATTCCGATAGCAAAACTAGACAAAATTGAAGATGTGAATTACCGGAACCATTTAGCGGAAAAATACGGAAAAAACAAACAGATGTTAAGTGGCGTGCATTACAATTTTGAATTTGATAAACACTTTATCGATGAGCTTTATCATAACCAGACTGATATCGCTGATCCTATTCAATTTAAATCAGCTGTTTACTTGAAGTTAGCGAAAAACTTTCTGCGTTACCGTTGGTTATTAACGTACCTTTTAGGAGCAGCTCCAGTAGCGGATTCAAGCTTTTTTAAGAGCGAGCGTTATGAAGAAACACCACCAAAAGGATATGTCAGAAGTATTCGCAGCAGCCATTATGGTTACGCCAATACAGACGATGTAACGATATCTTTTGAAACACTAACGGACTATGTTGAAAATTTAGAAGAAGCAGTAAACGAAGGAAAATTATTCGAGGAACGAGAGTTTTATTCAGGTGTTCGATTACGTGGCACGAAAACAGCTCGCGAGTTATTAACAAAAGGCATTGCTTATGTGGAACTGCGCATTTTTGATTTAAATCCATTTGATGCTTATGGGATATCTGAACAAGACATGCAGTTTATCCATCTATTTTGTATGTTTATGGTCTGGAAAGATAAGGCTTCTGATATGAATGATGTTGCGTTAGGGAAAAAAATGAGTGATTTTGTAGCTTTGGAGCACCCTTATGAAAAGACTGAATTCCAAGAGGAAGGTCTAACTTTAATTGAGGAAATGTTAGAGATGATTCAACTTACGAATGGATCTGAAGCAGCCTTGGAGTGTGTCCGACAAGCAAAAAAACAATTGTTGGATCCTAAATTAACACTCGCTGGCCAAATGATCAAAGGGATCGAAGAAGCGGGTTCTTACCTAACGTTTGGCTTGGAACTAGCTCATAATTACAAACAAGCAGCTTTTGAGAAGTTTTATGCCTTGAAAGGTTTTACCAATATGGAGATGTCGACTCAGTTGTTGATTTCTGACGCCATTCAAAAAGGCATTAAAATAGACATTTTAGATGAAACAGAGCAATTTTTGAAGTTAAGTTACAAAAAACATACCGAGTATGTAAAAAATGCTAATATGACTTCAAAGGATCAGTACATTGCTCCGCTTATTATGGAAAATAAAACAGTCACGAAAAAGATTTTAAATGATGCAGGTTTTAAAGTACCTCAAGGGGAAGAATACCATACTGAAGAAGAAGCTAATGCTGGTTTTTGGCAATATGCGCATAAAGGCATTGTTGTAAAACCAAAATCGACTAATTATGGCGTAGGCATTTCTATCTTTAAGGAAGGTGCTCGTTTTGAAGATTATCAGTCAGCGATAAAATTTGCTTTTAAAGAAGACACCACTGTATTGGTTGAAGAATTTATCGAGGGCACAGAGTACCGCTTTTTTGTTTTGAACGATGAAGTAGCGGCAATTTTATTGCGTATACCTGCTAATGTTATCGGAGATGGCCAGCACACAGTGAGAGAATTAGTTGCAGAGAAAAATAAAGATGTTCTTCGCGGCACAGACCATCGAGCTCCCTTAGAGAAAATACAATTAAATGAAATTGAACAATTGATGTTAAAAGGACAAGGCTATACGACTGAAAGCATTCCTGATGCAGATGTCAGAGTTTATTTGCGAGAAAATTCAAATGTTAGTACTGGCGGAGATTCTATTGATGTCACAGATATTATTGACGACAGCTATAAAAAAGCAGCCGTTGAAATGACAAAAGTCATTGGAGCTAAAGTTTGTGGAGTAGATTTGATTATACCGGATTACCAAAAACCATCTACTCCAGAAAATCCGGGGTACACAGTTATTGAAGCTAACTTTAATCCAGCTATGCATATGCATGCTTTTGTTTCTGAAGGTCAAGGTCGCCCGTTAACGATCGGCATTTTAAAAATGCTTTTCCCAGAAGCCGTACAATAA
- a CDS encoding DUF1831 domain-containing protein produces the protein MAFAKTAKLQGSNETYAVHPEVKRYTLRDNGFEETKTGNFQYIRALDVVPENKPGLKLKIIVSNDLTQLKISVTTSNGLQAVNIYKGNAFSEARERYEFIMRDFVEQGIVEKV, from the coding sequence ATGGCATTTGCAAAAACAGCAAAGCTTCAAGGTTCCAATGAAACATATGCAGTCCATCCAGAGGTGAAACGATATACTTTACGCGATAATGGATTTGAAGAAACAAAAACAGGAAATTTTCAATACATTCGGGCGTTGGATGTTGTTCCTGAAAATAAACCAGGACTAAAATTAAAAATCATTGTATCAAATGACTTAACACAATTGAAAATTTCAGTCACTACCAGTAATGGATTGCAGGCGGTCAACATTTATAAAGGGAATGCATTCAGTGAAGCACGTGAGAGATATGAATTCATTATGCGAGATTTTGTAGAACAAGGAATAGTGGAAAAAGTTTAA
- a CDS encoding YitT family protein, producing the protein MKNKPKASQYPLQAIDIVFIVVGSFIAAVSFNAFLLPNFIVSGGVSGLSTILNNLFSWNPSIVQLAFNIPLLFICFIALGKEAGFKTIIGSLILPIFIGLLSFIEPWTLNPLLAALFGGITTGIGIGLVFKAKASTGGTSIIAQVIHVYLRLPLGTSVALVDGLVIVTALIAFDGEVVMFSIISLFVISRTIDLIQVGFNRSKNVLIISEKAAEIRMAIYQNINRGVTNLSISGGYGEYGANDKEMLMCVVDEQEFTFLRETILSVDPHAFVVVMSASEVWGKGFTLAKDSTSENL; encoded by the coding sequence ATGAAGAATAAACCAAAAGCAAGTCAATACCCTTTGCAAGCAATCGACATCGTTTTTATCGTTGTCGGTTCTTTTATTGCAGCCGTTTCGTTTAATGCCTTTTTATTACCAAATTTTATTGTTTCAGGCGGCGTTAGCGGATTAAGCACCATTTTAAATAATCTGTTTTCTTGGAATCCATCCATTGTTCAATTGGCTTTCAATATCCCTTTATTATTCATTTGTTTTATTGCTCTAGGAAAAGAAGCGGGCTTTAAAACGATTATCGGTAGTTTGATTCTCCCCATCTTTATCGGTCTGCTTAGTTTTATAGAACCTTGGACCTTGAATCCGTTATTAGCTGCATTGTTTGGAGGAATCACTACAGGAATTGGAATTGGGCTGGTTTTTAAAGCGAAAGCTTCTACCGGAGGAACAAGTATTATAGCGCAAGTGATCCACGTTTATTTAAGGCTGCCATTAGGAACGAGCGTGGCATTGGTTGACGGATTGGTGATCGTTACTGCTTTAATTGCGTTCGATGGTGAAGTAGTCATGTTTTCAATTATTTCTCTATTTGTCATCAGTCGAACGATTGATTTGATTCAAGTTGGTTTTAATCGTTCTAAGAACGTGCTGATTATTTCCGAAAAGGCAGCTGAAATTAGAATGGCGATTTATCAAAATATCAACCGTGGAGTAACTAACTTAAGTATTTCTGGCGGATACGGTGAATATGGCGCAAACGATAAAGAAATGTTGATGTGTGTAGTCGATGAACAAGAATTCACTTTTTTGCGAGAAACAATTTTAAGCGTTGACCCGCATGCGTTTGTTGTAGTGATGAGTGCTAGCGAAGTATGGGGAAAAGGTTTTACGCTAGCCAAAGATTCTACTTCTGAAAATTTGTAG